The Cyclopterus lumpus isolate fCycLum1 chromosome 6, fCycLum1.pri, whole genome shotgun sequence genome contains a region encoding:
- the pdcd2l gene encoding LOW QUALITY PROTEIN: programmed cell death protein 2-like (The sequence of the model RefSeq protein was modified relative to this genomic sequence to represent the inferred CDS: deleted 2 bases in 1 codon), whose product MASPAHELTLVGLCDAEIDSQRHRSSFRTNKVGGLPDWPPGVFQKSPRCGRCGVPLAHVVQVYCPLEASPYHRNLHLFACTRAACSGRSDCWKVLRSQCLEGEEERRTSCGPPPAQEAPRSASEWCDTADDWGMEEKGVKEAAAPQTQADETDVSSRLQVLRLVDSDPVLRLVDSDPQQDVPVLRLVDSDPQQDVPVLRLVDSDPQQDVPVLRAFFINVVEEADLCGEEDELQHARRLLREYERREGVAVGGPEGGEDGGGGGEKYEKTRARHGDAVFSRFMKKISLCPQQILRYCRGGKPLFVSEPHGDAVAPPCGSCGGARTFELQLMPALVSLLRRRGGGEEAQLEFGTVLVYTCRSSCWKSGPGPGPAVEEFCSVQPDPDQHLFK is encoded by the exons ATGGCGTCCCCGGCTCACGAGCTCACGCTGGTCGGTCTGTGTGACGCAGAGATCGACTCTCAGCGACACCGGTCCTCGTTCCGGACCAACAAGGTCGGGGGTCTCCCGGACTGGCCCCCGGGCGTCTTCCAGAAGTCTCCCCGCTGCGGCCGCTGCGGGGTCCCGCTGGCTCACGTGGTGCAGGTGTACTGCCCCCTGGAGGCCTCGCCTTACCACAGGAACCTCCACCTGTTCGCGTGCACGCGCGCGGCGTGCAGCGGCAGGTCGGACTGTTGGAAGGTGCTGCGCTCTCAGTgtctggagggggaggaggagaggcggaCATCCTGCGGGCCTCCCCCGGCTCAGGAGGCTCCTCGGTCGGCCTCTGAGTGGTGTGACACCGCTGATGACTGGGGgatggaggagaaaggagtgaaggaggcagCAGCTCCTCAGACACAAG CTGACGAGACCGATGTCAGCAGCCGGCTTCAGGTCCTCCGTCTGGTGGACTCGGACCCGGTCCTCCGTCTGGTGGACTCGGACCCGCAGCAGGACGTCCCGGTCCTCCGTCTGGTGGACTCGGACCCGCAGCAGGACGTCCCGGTCCTCCGTCTGGTGGACTCGGACCCGCAGCAGGACGTCCCGGTCCTCCGGGCGTTCTTCATCAACGTGGTGGAGGAGGCGGATCTGTGCGGGGAGGAAGACGAGCTGCAGCACGCCCGGCGGCTGCTGAGGGAGTACGAGAGGAGGGAGGGCGTGGCGGTGGGAGGGCCGGAGGGCGGCGAGGacggcggcggggggggggagaagtaCGAGAAGACGAGAGCGAGACACGGAGACGCCGTCTTCTCCCGGTTCATGAAGAAGATCTCGCTCTGTCCTCAGCAGATCCTGCGCTACTGTCGCGGCGGGAAGCCGCTCTTCGTCTCCGAGCCGCACGGCGACGCGGTGGCGCCGCCGTGCGGCTCCTGCGGAGGAGCCCGGACGTTCGAGCTGCAGCTGATGCCGGCGCTGGTCAGtctgctgaggaggagg gggggcggggaggaggCCCAGCTGGAGTTTGGGACGGTGCTGGTTTACACTTGCAGGAGCAGCTGCTGGAAAtcgggaccgggaccgggaccggcTGTGGAGGAGTTCTGCTCGGTTCAGCCGGACCCAGACCAGCATCTCTTTAAATGA